CACTGGGAAGAGAAACAATGGCGGCAGACTATCCGGAAATTGATATTGCTCCACTGATCGACCACGCCCTATTAACTCCCATAGCAACGCCGGAACAAGTAGTTCAATGGTGTGAACAAGCAGACCGATTTCAGTTTGCAGCGGTTTGCGTTTATCCTGCCTACGTGCGTCAAGCCTTTGAACTTTTGCAAGGGAAAAATCCTAAAGTCTGTACAGTGATTGGTTTTCCTACTGGAGCAACAACATCAGCGGTAAAGCTTTATGAGGCTCAGGATGCTGTAGAAAATGGTGCAACAGAATTAGATGTTGTTATTAATCTGGGCTGGTTAAAAGCTGGAAAAACTGAGGAACTACACCGGGAAGTAGCGGAAATCTGCGAAGAAACGGGACAAACAGTCAAGGCTATTTTGGAAACCACTCTGCTGACGGATGCAGAGAAACGACTGGCAGCTGAAATATGTATGGATGCAGGGGTAGCTTTTTTGAAAACTAGTACAGGCTGGCATGGAGGGGCAACTGTAGCAGATGTGCGATTGCTCAAAGAAGTTGCAAAGGAGCAAGTGGGCATTAAGGCATCCGGGGGCATTCGCACCCATGATCAAGCCTTAGAATTAGTTGTGGCAGGTGCAACACGATTAGGCACATCTCGCGGTCCTGATTTGATCCGCCAGCGCGATACCCTGGATAAAGAGGCAAGAGGCTAAAACTGTCTACTACTCATTGCCCCTAGCCCCTAATCCTTATCCTCTTGATTATGAGTCGAACTTATAAAGCTGTTGGAATTAATCTTAAAAGTATGCCACTAGGCGAGTCAGATCGGCTACTGACAATTTTGACACAGGAGCTTGGTCTAATTCGGGCAGTGGCATCAGGGGCACGTAAGCACAACTCAAAGCTAGGTGGCAGAAGTGGGTTGTTTGTAGTTAATGAGCTATTGCTTGCTAAAGGGCGATCGCTCGATAAAATCACTCAAGCCGAAACTATTGAATCTTATCCAGGTCTAAGTCAAGATCTGGGCAAACTGGCAGCTAGTCAGTACCTGGCAGAAATGATACTTGCTCAGGCTTTAAGTGAACAACCCCAAGCAGAATTGTTTTCCCTACTAAATGAACATCTCAGCCGTTTGGAACGGTTGCCTAATAATTCTGCCACTTTAGTGTTAGCCCATCTTTCCCATGCTGTCTTTCACCTATTAGCCTTAGCAGGGATAACGCCTCAAGTGCAAGTTTGTTGTGTAACTCAGCGTGCTTTGACACCAGACTTTACAGATCCAGACTGGCGAGTAGGGTTTAGCGTACCAACGGGTGGCACAGTTAGTTTAGCAGCATTGAAACGCCTACAAGCTGAAGGACGAGGCATGCTACCGCAGTCCTCTCGGTCGAGGATCTTAAAGCCGCGAGCGGTCAACTATGTTGTTTCCTCTAGTGACATGTTGAGTGAAAACAACAGTTCCTTCAAAGCAGGGAGTGTAGCTGAGGCAACTGGGAAAAGCTACCAAACAGTTGTTCATCACCAAGAAATACCATTACTAAATACTCGTCTTAAGGCAACAGAACTCGCCTTACTCCAGCAACTAGCTGAGCCAGAGCTACCCCAGCTAAACGCAAACTTACCAGACCAGCAGTTTTCTTTAGATACTACCTGGATATCTGTTGAACAGGTTTTACGTCAATATGCTCAGTATCACCTGGGTCGACCTATTCGCTCCGCTGCCCTGATTGATAGTTATTTCGCTTCCTTGCCGACTCTGCCATAAATTGATGATGATACAACCATCTGATTGGGATACAGAAATTTTCAAGCCGTTCTATACCTCGCACTTACGTAACACGGCGGTGGGTCGAGTTTCCCATACCCGTCTAGATACTTCCAAGTCTATACTTAGTCAGATAGGGGTCAAAACTCACTTCTTGTCTGAAGAACATCAGATAACAAATATACCTTCTTCTAATGGGGCGTTCCGCAGCGAGAAAAGTGAAGTTAATGGTGGAATGGTGGAGGGTAAACCTCCAGTAGTAGAACAGTTAAGTGAAGTAGCTATTAACGCTGCACCCTCAAAGCATAACAGTAAAGATATTAGTGTAGCGCCGGAGTCGGGAGGATTTGGTTCTGACGACAAAGATAGTATAGTCACGGATACAGAATCTGAGGATGCTAAAGAGCCTGGGCTTCTGCCGGTACTGAGAAACCGCAATTTTCTTGCTCTATGGAGTGGTCAAGTCTTTTCTCAGCTGGCGGACAAGGTTTATTTGGTGCTAATGATTGCGCTAATTTCGACTCGCTTTCAGACAGGAAACCAGAGTATTAGTGGCTGGGTATCTGCAATCATGATGGCATTTACCATTCCAGCAGTACTTTTTGGTTCGGTTGCGGGTGTGTATGTAGATCGGTGGTCTAAAAAGGCGGTGCTGGTCGTAACAAATCTTTTGCGCGGCATCCTAGTGCTGTCAATCCCAGTGCTGCTGTGGCTGACTCAGGAGTGGGGAACCTTAGCTGGGTTACCAATGAGTTTTGGCATTTTACTGGGTCTTTCTTTCCTAATTTCCACGCTGACGCAGTTCTTTGCCCCGGCTGAGCAGGCAACGATTCCGCTGGTGGTCGAGCGTCATCATCTACTATCGGCTAACTCGCTCTACACGACTACGATGATGGCTTTAGTGGTAGTAGGATTTGCAGTGGGGGAGCCGCTATTGGCGATCGCCGATACTATAACAGATCAACTGGGTGTAGGGGAAGGGATTGGCAAAGAACTGGTGGTAGGCGGCAGTTATGCGATCGCTGGACTGGTTTTATTGCTGCTCAGAACGGGTGAAAAACACCACCCTACCGATCAACAATCTCCCCACGTTTGGCAAGACCTACGCGATGGGTTACGTTACTTAGGAGAAAATCATCGCGTCCGCAATGCTCTGATTCAACTTGTAATTTTATTCTCCATTTTTGCTGCCTTAGCTGTGCTTGCCGTTCGTTTGGCAGAGGTAATTCCAGGCTTGAAGCCTTCCCAATTCGGCTTTTTGCTGGCAGCTGGAGGACTGGGAATTGCTGCTGGAGCCACACTTCTAGGGCAGTTCGGTCAGCGCTTTTCCCATACTCAGTTGAGTCTTTGTGGTTCCGTGGGTATGGCAGCTTCACTGGTGGGTCTGTCTGTATTTACCAATCAACTGTGGATCGCCTTTTTGTTGCTCGCCTTCTTAGGCGGCTTTGCAGCACTGGTCGCTATCCCGATGCAGACCACAATTCAAAAAGATACTCCTGCCGAAATGCGTGGTAAAGTCTTTGGACTCCAGAACAATGTAATTAACATTGCCTTGAGTTTGCCGCTGGCGTTAGCAGGCGTGGCAGAGACCTTCATCGGGTTACAGGCAGTTTTTCTGAGTTTGGCAGCGATCGCGATCGCAGGAGGGCTTCTAACCTGGTATATTTGCCGTACAGAGCAAGAAACGCTATGAGCTTTGAATTCAAAGCTCCTAACTCAAAACTCCTGTACGGGCGGGTTTACTTGACAACCCTGTGCTCCCACAGACAACCTAGCAAAACCCACCCCCTACAAACTCCAAACTCTTCAAAGAATGCATATTGCCTGGATTGGAAAAAAATCACCCTTTTGTGGCAATGTTACTTACAGTCGAGAAGTTACTAATGCCTTACTAGACCGAGGACACCAGGTCAGTTTCCTTCATTTTGCTCAAGAAGAATCTGACCCACATAATTGGCCAGACTGCCCAGAAGTTACTCTGCCCTTTCTTTACAAGTCGCAGGTCTACACAATTCCTTCGCTGAAAGCGACCAAGGTTTTAACTGAATCGCTACGCCAGCTGAAACCAGATTTAGTACATGCGTCCTTAACGCTGTCCCCCTTAGATTTCCTCCTACCCGAAATCTGTGCTGAGCTGAATTTACCCTTAATTGCGACCTTCCACACGCCCTTTTCTAGTAAAGGAGCAAAACTGAAATCGGGAACGCAACTCCTGGCATATCAACTTTACGCCCCTTTCCTGGTTAACTACGATCGCGTCATTATCTTTTCTCAAGTTCAGCGAGATTTGTTGGCAAGACTGGGTGTACCGGCAGAGAACGTCGCCGTGATTCCTAATGGGGTAGATGTGCAAAAGTATTCTCCCGGTCCTTCCAAAATTAAGGCGGAATTGAAGGCAGAACGGCTGTTTGTCTACCAAGGACGGCTCGCAACTGAGAAGAATGTAGAAGCTCTTCTAAGAGCCTGGAAGCAGTCAGAAATGCAGCCAGGAAGCAAATTACTGGTTGTTGGTGATGGTCCCTTGACACCCGCTTTAAAGCCATTTTATGGACCTGAATACGGTATCTTGTGGATGGGATTTGTTGCTGATGAAAACCGGCGGCTGGAAATTCTGCGTGGATGCGACGCGTTTATCCTGCCTTCTTTAGTAGAAGGACTATCCATCTCTCTGCTAGAAGCGATGGCTTGCGGTCTTGCCTGTCTGGCAACGAATGTAGGTGCGGATGGGGAAGTGTTGGAAAACGGAGCCGGTATACTTCTTAATCCCAGGCGAGTGACATCACAATTATCCACCCTGCTGCCACTATTCCAAGATCATCCGGAGCTAACCACCTTGTTAGGGCAAAAAGCACGGAAGCGAGTGCTAGAACGCTACACCCTCAGTCGCAACATTACTCAGTTAGAACGACTCTATAACCAGGTTTTGGAGCAGCGGCAAAGTTCAGGAGTGATGAGTTATAAGTTTTGAGTTAAAGTTCAATTTCATTTTGCAGCAATTTCTACCATCTCCAATCATGTCCTGCAATCCTCGTTCGTTCTGATATCGAGAACGCCATGTCGCTTTTTCGGTAGACAGCGGTTCTTTTGGCTTGCAAAAATAGCCGATATGGAATCAAGTTGTGTACCTGTTCAAATGACCTTAGAGCTCTCGCCATCATGCACCGAAATGAAGCAAGCGTTCTACCGTAAGGATGCTAGTTATGACGGTGTGTTTTTTGTGGCTGTCCGCACCACAGGTATTTTCTGTCGCCCCTCTTGTCCTGCTCGCCCGAAACCGGAAAACATTGAATTCTTTTCCACAATTCGGGATGCCGTTTTTGCAGGTTATCGTCCGTGCAAACGATGTCATCCGCTGGAGGTGTATGGGGCACTGCCCGATTGGATTGTAACGTTGATGCAGCGTCTAGAAACCACACCAGATGTCAAAATCACAGCCGCAGAGCTTCGTTCGCTGGGAATAACTCCCGAACGAGCCCGGCGCTGGTTTCGAGAGCATTACGGGATGACGTTTGCAGAATGGTGTCGCGGACGACGATTGGCGAATGCTTTCACTCAAATCCGAGAGGGAGCCACACTCGATGATGTTGTCTTCACCAATCAATATGAATCTCATAGTGGTTTTAGAGAAGCCTTTGGTAAAGCCTTTGGTGTCCCGCCAGGGCAGAGCCAAACCAGTGACTTTATTGCAACGCAAATGTTAGAAACACCTCTAGGAGCAATGCTTGTTGGTGCAGTCAGTGAAGGTGTATGTTTGATTGAATATACAGATAGGCGAATGCTAGAGCATAACTATGCCACAATCCGTAAACAGTTTGGCTATCCAGTTTTGCCTGTCACAAATAATCATATTGAGCGTCTGCGAGATGAACTTTCTCGTTATTTCGCCGGTAAGCTGAGGGAGTTTACGATTCCTTTGGTTCCTCACGGTACTGCATTTCAAGAAAAAGTTTGGTCAGAGCTACAGCGCATTCCCTATGGGAAAACAATTTCTTATGATCAACTTGCTCGACACATCAGTCAACCGACAGCAGTTCGTGCCGTAGCTAGAGCAAATGGGATGAATCGGATCAATATCCTCATTCCCTGCCATCGCGTGATTGGCAAAGATGGACACTTAACTGGATACGGCGGCGGACTTTGGCGAAAACGCTTGCTGTTGGAACTAGAACGTACTGGAAAATTGCCAAACGACGAGACAATTGAGTAATTCTGCAATTTTAAGAATGAAACCGATTGATTTAGCGCGTTTATTTGTACTAGCCGCGCTCTGGGGTGGTTCGTATTTATTTATCCGAATTGCAGCTCCCGTTTTAGGAGTATTCTTCACCATCAGCTTACGGGTCATTTTTGCAGCGTGTGCATTGGGTTTATATGGAGCGTTCACGCAACAACTCTCCAATCTCAAAAGCCGTTGGCAGTCCTATCTTCTATTAGGTTTACTGAATAATGCAATTCCTTTCATATTGATTGCGCTCGCTGTTGTCAATCTCAATGCATCGGTCGCAGCAATTCTTAATGCAACAACTCCTTTATTTACAGCAGTCGCAGCGGCTATTTGGCTCAAGGAACCATTAGATAAACGAAAAATTTTGGGTCTATCGCTTGGTATTATCGGGGTTGCCATCTTAGTTGGATGGAGTCCCTTACCACTATCGTTACCAGTAATTCTAGGAGGACTATCAGCTTTAATTGCTGCGCTCTCCTATGGTATTGCTGCTGTATATGCCCGTCGCAGATTTATGGGCAACCGAGCAACTGAAACCGCAATCGGGCAATTGATTGGTTCCAGCATTTTGCTTATTCCTGTTACTTTTACGTCTATCCCCAATACTATTCCCTCTACAGAAATGATTCTCGCAGTAGTCACACTTGCAATAGCGTGTACGGCTTTTGCCTATCTACTCTACTTTCAACTAATTTCCAACACAGGTGCAACCAAGGCAGCAACCGTCACTTTTCTGATTCCTGTTTTCAGTCTGCTATTTGGAAAAATTCTACTTGGTGAACCCGTTAACTCTGGCTTAATTGTTGGGCTTATAACAATTTTATTGAGCGTTTGGCTAGTCATCAATACAAAATACCAGAAATAAACTTCAATAAATATATTTAAAACTACATGACGAGAAAATATTCAAGTTGAGATTTTCTCTCCAATTATCTTAACGGTATTGATAATTATCTCGGTCGAATATAGTTTGCAGCCAATTACAGGAATGTTGAGTTTGGTCTTGTCCTGAGCAAAGCCCACTCCTTACTCGCTACAAAGGCCACCCTAGGCGCGTTGGTTGTTCGTAAACTCGTTTGAGGGTGTTAATGTCTCTAGGAGAAATGGGTAGTGGATGGCGAACTTGGGAAAAATATAACGCATCTGTAGCTACTGGACTATGCCCCCAAATTCCCAATGCATGACCCAGTTCATGACGGGCAGCTGCTTGGATGTACTGACTGATCTGGTTCGGGCTTAACAAGATTGTGCAGCGGTGGGATAAGATACCTGGATTCGTTGCAGCGTTGTTGATGTATAACTCATAGCGAGTTTCTGCTGAACGGGCACGTGGCATATTCCCTGTAGGAGAGGTTCTAAGCGGTGGTGCTATACGCCTAATCGCAATATCAGCTGCTTCTGCCTGCTCGACTACCTCTAAGGGCAAATAAGCTGCCCATTCTTGCACAGCCTGCAATATATCTCTTACCCAACTTTGGGATCGTTCAGTGGTGCTAACTGCTTTGGCAGGTTCTACGTAAACCTTGATGGGAAATTGCGACCAAATCAAATAATCTACTTCCGTTTGCCTTACCTCAGAAAAGTAGTCGCCGCTATCGTTAGGATCTTGCCACTGAGCTAGTGTTGGGGGTAAGGGATGGGGTTGTGCTGTTGATCGCAGTGCTGGGGATAAGCTTGATGGTGTTACTGCTAAGACTTGGTGAGAGTTTGTCAGCTGTTGGGTGATACTAGGCTGGATATGAGCAAGAAGGAGTAGCAGCCCAGTGCTAATCGCTAATAGAAATGTTACTAGTAAGCGCTGAGTGAGCTTGGATCGCCACTGTCTTTTATCAAGAAAGCACAATACTTTTCTTTCCCAACGCTCTTGTTGCTCCGCTGAAGTCTTCCTTTTCAAGTCACCTCAAACAGAGCGTCCATAACTATCAATTCAACCAACCCGCGCTCAGAACCACAGTTAAGCCCAGAAAAACCACTGTCAGCCCCCAAGTGACTCGGTTCAAAGTGGTTTCTGCACTTTTGGTACTGCTAAATAGCTGCGCTTGTCCGCCAATGGCTCCAATCCCATCACCTTTGGGGCTATGCAACAACACCAAAATGGTTAAGCCTACAGCAGAAAATACCCAAATAGCTTCTACAACGTTAGAAATAGTCATGGCTTTAATTGTATCAAAAAACCACTAGTGTTCGCGGAAAAACTTTAAAAGGCAGCTTGCACGGGAGTACGATTAGCCTGCAATTCATATTGTGCTGGTTTGAGCAAAGATTGACCATTCATCTCAGCCGGTTGAGGTAGCTGTAAAATCTCCAGGATTGTAGGGGCGATGTCAGCGAGACAACCATCGCTTCGTAGTGTAACATTCGTACCATGTCCAGGGATTTTGGCTCCTTCTCCTTCAACTAGGAGCAGGGGTACTGGGTTAGTGGTGTGAGCTGTCCAAGGATTGCCTTGCTCATCTTGCAGACATTCTGCATTACCATGATCGGCAGTTACAATTGCTGTACCTCCAACTTGGCTAATGCCTTCGAGCAGCCGACCCAAACAGCGATCAACAGTTTCAACTGCCTGAATCGTGGCTGGAATCTGACCGCTGTGTCCGACCATATCTGGGTTAGCGTAGTTAATCACAACTAGAGAGTAGATGCGTTTTTTAATTGCTGCGATCGCCACATCTGTCACAGCCTCTGCTGACATGCTAGGAGCGCGATCGTAAGTCGCCACCATTGGGCTGCTCACCATCTCCCGATCTTCTCCTACAAAAGGTTCTTCAAGTCCACCATTGAAGAAGTATGTGACGTGAGCGTATTTTTCCGTTTCTGCAGTCCGAAACTGTTTCAGACCATGCTGAGCAATCACTTGCCCTATGATGTTATTCAAGTTTTGCGGCTCAAATGCAACCGCCACTGGCAAGTCTGACTCGTACTGAGTAAATGTGACAAAAGAGAGGGGGCTGATTTGTGCCCGCTCGAAACCGTCAAAGTCCGAATCTACAAAAGCTTTGGTAAGCTGTCTAGCTCGGTCTGGACGGAAGTTGTAAAATATCACCCCATCACCTGGTTCTACTGCTCCGGGAGCAATTCGCGTCGGGACGATGAACTCATCTGTCACTCCTTCTGCGTAGGAGGTTTGCAAAACTTCAATTGCAGAGCGGCTATCTCGCGGTTCGTCTTTCGTCATTACGTCGTAGGCGCGTTTAACTCTGTCCCAACGCCGATCTCGATCCATCGCGTAATAGCGACCGCTGATAGTGACAATGCGACCGATGCCAGTTGAGTCAATATAATTTTGAATTTGCCCGATTGCTTCCACCCCCTCTGTTGGGGTTGTATCACGACCATCAGTGATTGCATGGATGCAAACTTTTGAGATTTGTTGTGCCTTGGCTAAGTCAAGTAATCCTGACAAATGGCTAATATGGGAATGAACCCCACCTTCGGAGCAAAGTCCTATCAAGTGCAGCTTGCTATCTCGACTAAGCACATCCTGGCAAATTTTCACCAGTGCTGGATTACGCAGGATGGAACCGTCTTCAACGGCATCGGATATCCGGACTAATTCTTGCGGAACTACTCGCCCAGCACCAATATTGAGATGACCTACTTCAGAGTTGCCCATTTGTCCTTCTGGCAATCCAACTGCTTTGCCAGAAGTGCGGATGAGGGTTTTAGGATAAACAGCCCAGAGGCTGTTCATCACAGGGGTCTTAGCGGCCGCAATCGCGTTTCCGTCTGCCTCTTCGCGGTATCCCCACCCGTCTAAAATGACTAGCACCACGGGAGCGACAGGTGCTTGGGTCATAATATATTGCCCTTTACTTTTTTTAACTCACCGCCAATCATACCACTGCAACTTGTAGCTGCAAGTGGATTTTTGGTTAATTTCTTACATTTACTGATGGGTTTTCCTACTACTTTTACGGGGATCGCTGTTCCGTTCTAATACAATTGAGATAGTTTCTCATTTTTACTAAAATAATTACAGTGGTTTTGGTCGCTATCACTTGCGTTTAGTGGCAGCTTTAGCCGCTTTTTTGGCTGCTTTCTCCGCCGCGATCGCAGCTAATCTAGCCTGCTCTTTCTCTTCAGCAATCTTATCTAGATAGTAATGATAGTCCCCTAGATAGGTGCGGAATTCGCCGTCACGGATTTCCACAATTTTGTTAGCAACCTGGGAGATGAAATAGCGATCGTGAGAAACTATAATCACTGTGCCATCGTAGTGCTGGATTGCTGATTCCATCATTTCTTTGGCTGGGATATCCAGGTGGTTAGTCGGCTCATCTAGGATTAATAAATTGACTGGACGCAGAAGCATTTTCGCCAAGGCAAGGCGCGCTTTTTCACCCCCACTTAAGGCTACAACTTGCTTAAATACTGTGTCGCCACTAAATAAGAACCGCCCCAGCAATGTACGGACTTCCTCATTCTTCCAGTCAGGCACTTCGTCATGGATCGTTTCCATTACAGTTTTGTCAAGCTCTAGGGCTTCCGCTTGATTCTGCTCAAAATAACCGGGGATCACGTTATGGTCCCCCATTTGGACTATGCCTTCTGTGGGTTGTTCTATGCCCATAATTAGGCGCAGTAGAGTGGATTTGCCAGCACCATTGGGACCCAGGAAAGCAATGCGATCGCCTCTTTCAAT
This window of the Chroococcidiopsis sp. CCMEE 29 genome carries:
- the deoC gene encoding deoxyribose-phosphate aldolase; this encodes MAADYPEIDIAPLIDHALLTPIATPEQVVQWCEQADRFQFAAVCVYPAYVRQAFELLQGKNPKVCTVIGFPTGATTSAVKLYEAQDAVENGATELDVVINLGWLKAGKTEELHREVAEICEETGQTVKAILETTLLTDAEKRLAAEICMDAGVAFLKTSTGWHGGATVADVRLLKEVAKEQVGIKASGGIRTHDQALELVVAGATRLGTSRGPDLIRQRDTLDKEARG
- the recO gene encoding DNA repair protein RecO, with the translated sequence MSRTYKAVGINLKSMPLGESDRLLTILTQELGLIRAVASGARKHNSKLGGRSGLFVVNELLLAKGRSLDKITQAETIESYPGLSQDLGKLAASQYLAEMILAQALSEQPQAELFSLLNEHLSRLERLPNNSATLVLAHLSHAVFHLLALAGITPQVQVCCVTQRALTPDFTDPDWRVGFSVPTGGTVSLAALKRLQAEGRGMLPQSSRSRILKPRAVNYVVSSSDMLSENNSSFKAGSVAEATGKSYQTVVHHQEIPLLNTRLKATELALLQQLAEPELPQLNANLPDQQFSLDTTWISVEQVLRQYAQYHLGRPIRSAALIDSYFASLPTLP
- a CDS encoding MFS transporter is translated as MIQPSDWDTEIFKPFYTSHLRNTAVGRVSHTRLDTSKSILSQIGVKTHFLSEEHQITNIPSSNGAFRSEKSEVNGGMVEGKPPVVEQLSEVAINAAPSKHNSKDISVAPESGGFGSDDKDSIVTDTESEDAKEPGLLPVLRNRNFLALWSGQVFSQLADKVYLVLMIALISTRFQTGNQSISGWVSAIMMAFTIPAVLFGSVAGVYVDRWSKKAVLVVTNLLRGILVLSIPVLLWLTQEWGTLAGLPMSFGILLGLSFLISTLTQFFAPAEQATIPLVVERHHLLSANSLYTTTMMALVVVGFAVGEPLLAIADTITDQLGVGEGIGKELVVGGSYAIAGLVLLLLRTGEKHHPTDQQSPHVWQDLRDGLRYLGENHRVRNALIQLVILFSIFAALAVLAVRLAEVIPGLKPSQFGFLLAAGGLGIAAGATLLGQFGQRFSHTQLSLCGSVGMAASLVGLSVFTNQLWIAFLLLAFLGGFAALVAIPMQTTIQKDTPAEMRGKVFGLQNNVINIALSLPLALAGVAETFIGLQAVFLSLAAIAIAGGLLTWYICRTEQETL
- a CDS encoding glycosyltransferase family 4 protein; the encoded protein is MHIAWIGKKSPFCGNVTYSREVTNALLDRGHQVSFLHFAQEESDPHNWPDCPEVTLPFLYKSQVYTIPSLKATKVLTESLRQLKPDLVHASLTLSPLDFLLPEICAELNLPLIATFHTPFSSKGAKLKSGTQLLAYQLYAPFLVNYDRVIIFSQVQRDLLARLGVPAENVAVIPNGVDVQKYSPGPSKIKAELKAERLFVYQGRLATEKNVEALLRAWKQSEMQPGSKLLVVGDGPLTPALKPFYGPEYGILWMGFVADENRRLEILRGCDAFILPSLVEGLSISLLEAMACGLACLATNVGADGEVLENGAGILLNPRRVTSQLSTLLPLFQDHPELTTLLGQKARKRVLERYTLSRNITQLERLYNQVLEQRQSSGVMSYKF
- a CDS encoding methylated-DNA--[protein]-cysteine S-methyltransferase → MTLELSPSCTEMKQAFYRKDASYDGVFFVAVRTTGIFCRPSCPARPKPENIEFFSTIRDAVFAGYRPCKRCHPLEVYGALPDWIVTLMQRLETTPDVKITAAELRSLGITPERARRWFREHYGMTFAEWCRGRRLANAFTQIREGATLDDVVFTNQYESHSGFREAFGKAFGVPPGQSQTSDFIATQMLETPLGAMLVGAVSEGVCLIEYTDRRMLEHNYATIRKQFGYPVLPVTNNHIERLRDELSRYFAGKLREFTIPLVPHGTAFQEKVWSELQRIPYGKTISYDQLARHISQPTAVRAVARANGMNRINILIPCHRVIGKDGHLTGYGGGLWRKRLLLELERTGKLPNDETIE
- a CDS encoding DMT family transporter; the encoded protein is MKPIDLARLFVLAALWGGSYLFIRIAAPVLGVFFTISLRVIFAACALGLYGAFTQQLSNLKSRWQSYLLLGLLNNAIPFILIALAVVNLNASVAAILNATTPLFTAVAAAIWLKEPLDKRKILGLSLGIIGVAILVGWSPLPLSLPVILGGLSALIAALSYGIAAVYARRRFMGNRATETAIGQLIGSSILLIPVTFTSIPNTIPSTEMILAVVTLAIACTAFAYLLYFQLISNTGATKAATVTFLIPVFSLLFGKILLGEPVNSGLIVGLITILLSVWLVINTKYQK
- the secG gene encoding preprotein translocase subunit SecG — protein: MTISNVVEAIWVFSAVGLTILVLLHSPKGDGIGAIGGQAQLFSSTKSAETTLNRVTWGLTVVFLGLTVVLSAGWLN
- the gpmI gene encoding 2,3-bisphosphoglycerate-independent phosphoglycerate mutase yields the protein MTQAPVAPVVLVILDGWGYREEADGNAIAAAKTPVMNSLWAVYPKTLIRTSGKAVGLPEGQMGNSEVGHLNIGAGRVVPQELVRISDAVEDGSILRNPALVKICQDVLSRDSKLHLIGLCSEGGVHSHISHLSGLLDLAKAQQISKVCIHAITDGRDTTPTEGVEAIGQIQNYIDSTGIGRIVTISGRYYAMDRDRRWDRVKRAYDVMTKDEPRDSRSAIEVLQTSYAEGVTDEFIVPTRIAPGAVEPGDGVIFYNFRPDRARQLTKAFVDSDFDGFERAQISPLSFVTFTQYESDLPVAVAFEPQNLNNIIGQVIAQHGLKQFRTAETEKYAHVTYFFNGGLEEPFVGEDREMVSSPMVATYDRAPSMSAEAVTDVAIAAIKKRIYSLVVINYANPDMVGHSGQIPATIQAVETVDRCLGRLLEGISQVGGTAIVTADHGNAECLQDEQGNPWTAHTTNPVPLLLVEGEGAKIPGHGTNVTLRSDGCLADIAPTILEILQLPQPAEMNGQSLLKPAQYELQANRTPVQAAF